Proteins encoded in a region of the Nonomuraea helvata genome:
- a CDS encoding SDR family oxidoreductase, whose protein sequence is MLLGGEVSIVTGAGPGLGRTLARLLSEEGARVVVAARTAATLERTVAEVPDALAVPADVTRIDDMLRLADTVIDRFGRVDVLVNAAFPGSHRRNVLDMSAGDLEAWRRAVETGGYGTLLACRFIAPHMVAQGSGSIVNITSMSSRTGYAGRSDYAAGKAAAHLLSHCLADELGPYGVRVNCVAPGWIASEVLDEWMRTRAAAEGVTFEEIRARDVSAMALRRIATEEDVARAVIYLASHHAKAITGATIDVNGGQLFA, encoded by the coding sequence GTGCTGCTGGGCGGCGAGGTCTCGATCGTCACCGGGGCGGGTCCCGGGCTGGGGCGGACCCTGGCGAGGCTGCTGAGCGAGGAGGGCGCCAGGGTCGTCGTGGCCGCCCGCACCGCGGCCACCCTCGAGAGGACCGTCGCCGAGGTCCCGGACGCCCTGGCCGTCCCCGCGGACGTGACCCGGATCGACGACATGCTGCGGCTCGCCGACACCGTGATCGACCGGTTCGGCCGCGTGGACGTGCTGGTCAACGCCGCCTTCCCCGGGTCGCACCGCAGGAACGTGCTCGACATGTCCGCCGGCGACCTCGAGGCGTGGCGCCGGGCCGTCGAGACCGGCGGCTACGGCACGCTGCTGGCCTGCAGGTTCATCGCGCCGCACATGGTGGCGCAGGGCTCCGGCTCGATCGTGAACATCACCTCCATGTCGTCCCGCACGGGCTACGCGGGGCGCAGCGACTACGCCGCCGGCAAGGCCGCCGCGCACCTGCTGTCCCACTGCCTGGCCGACGAGCTCGGGCCGTACGGGGTGCGGGTGAACTGCGTCGCGCCCGGCTGGATCGCCAGCGAGGTGCTCGACGAGTGGATGCGGACGCGGGCCGCGGCGGAGGGCGTGACGTTCGAGGAGATCCGCGCGCGTGACGTCTCGGCGATGGCGCTGCGCCGCATCGCCACGGAGGAGGACGTGGCCCGCGCCGTGATCTACCTCGCCTCCCACCATGCGAAGGCGATCACCGGCGCCACCATCGACGTCAACGGCGGCCAGCTCTTCGCATGA